A genomic stretch from Setaria viridis chromosome 1, Setaria_viridis_v4.0, whole genome shotgun sequence includes:
- the LOC117858353 gene encoding uncharacterized protein translates to MARSPRGRNLQARQRRSASSDVPLCSWKTKGTGKENDMSVTSEKNEWKGATCPVCLEHPHDAVLLLCTSHHKGCRPYMCGTNYRHSNCLEHFKEAYAKEKMALDVSAESAPGLPLSSNTQPASKQQCAMELACPLCRGEVKGWTVVEPARQYLNRKRRTCMHDGCSFVGSYKELCKHVKSKHPSAKPREVDPAVADEWKKFECETERQDAISTIRAMNPGAVIMGDYVLELNGGGSSHFPSDGDNFDLEERLNFFTSLDRTLNERIDLYDSSDGGLDEGFDFLASLFARGRRISTRDSFSRAYRRHRERPRRSTSSVDASDIQHDSVSTQRGRTGTVRAVGRTSRRMVAHTRPARGS, encoded by the coding sequence ATGGCGAGATCACCAAGAGGCCGCAACCTGCAAGCTCGTCAACGTAGGTCAGCTTCTTCTGATGTGCCCTTGTGCTCCTGGAAGACAAAAGGAACAGGCAAAGAAAATGATATGTCAGTGACCTCTGAGAAGAATGAATGGAAAGGTGCCACTTGCCCAGTTTGCTTGGAGCATCCACATGATGCCGTCCTCCTCCTGTGTACCTCTCACCACAAGGGCTGCCGACCATACATGTGTGGTACCAACTACCGTCATTCTAACTGCCTTGAACACTTTAAAGAAGCTTATGCAAAGGAAAAAATGGCCCTTGATGTTTCAGCAGAGTCTGCACCTGGCCTTCCCTTGTCCTCGAACACACAACCTGCAAGCAAGCAGCAATGTGCAATGGAACTTGCTTGCCCTCTCTGCCGTGGCGAGGTTAAAGGATGGACAGTGGTTGAACCTGCTCGTCAGTACCTCAACCGGAAGCGTAGAACCTGCATGCATGATGGCTGCTCCTTTGTTGGCTCGTATAAGGAACTTTGCAAGCATGTGAAGTCCAAGCACCCTTCAGCAAAACCTCGTGAAGTTGATCCTGCTGTTGCAGATGAGTGGAAAAAGTTTGAATGTGAGACAGAGCGGCAGGATGCAATCAGCACTATTAGGGCCATGAACCCAGGAGCTGTGATCATGGGGGATTATGTCCTTGAGTTGAATGGTGGTGGCAGCAGCCATTTTCCCTCTGATGGAGATAACTTTGACTTGGAGGAAAGGCTCAACTTCTTCACATCCTTAGATCGCACTCTGAATGAGAGGATTGACTTGTATGACTCATCAGATGGTGGTTTGGATGAGGGCTTTGACTTCTTGGCGTCCTTGTTTGCTCGTGGCAGGAGAATCTCTACTAGAGATTCATTCAGCAGGGCTTATAGAAGACATAGGGAGAGGCCTAGGCGTTCAACTAGCTCTGTTGATGCTTCTGACATTCAGCATGACTCAGTTAGCACTCAAAGGGGGCGGACTGGTACTGTTCGGGCTGTAGGCAGAACTTCACGGCGGATGGTGGCTCATACAAGGCCAGCACGTGGCAGCTGA
- the LOC117858365 gene encoding uncharacterized protein yields the protein MEQDTPTLKPEWLQKDRAAGAANIWATASSRSDYQGTGGSARNHSSGHDCDRSSRQSSSRRSSGSNGSRRPDRDAMGKSRGYANFGKNRDKDRERDSDSRDRESRSTAADRHDFKSFGTCRSERAWMNHARSKADTWTKEVVNLNNGSASRNNGVSSSRSNDKSNTVASTGTAVVNSFNNAAVGTFMSNTAVGTSISNASVRTSASNASVSNVVSNGSNAASITFEREFPQLSLDEKNGRQGISKVPSPGISTPIQNVPLPSDCWNSVLADIPLLSDVKKSTAMSSILQITPSKQTEVMPNSGTALSMAETVMQAPPRISSGPQLSMDTQKIEERTLRQYTLRPLTPPASKSSVLSLKTKGTRLGDPTGSSKTLQQFKIQSANSSIRAPVKADISKLSQSGSFQVLSREQNGTAHTGKDCPIKPVSPPPTPLVSMDTQKKPVVSQKLKISTNERPLPLQGPCGDRKSNARDRHKFFATLRTKSSNDSSIAFESGNQPSPSSLVDVKQDSSLSPGNDFSSFPSEVECTGQGKCFCEEANSPEGSQRHLSDTEESIPSLKPTVADGMSRQLLVESREAYSSSEPADTGDEGFQASLSDSAEGSVSSTPADSDDGWNRSQSGNEEASSLSEVTEPGDEDHPADISPEDKRFLILLGWREDVQVEPLEFDEIADTVKGCEELKKKLQSMLSNDNIKSILHLIDGQS from the exons ATGGAGCAGGACACACCCACGTTGAAGCCGGAATGGCTGCAGAAAGACAGGGCAGCAGGCGCCGCAAACATCTGGGCTACAGCTTCCTCCCGCTCAG ATTACCAAGGTACTGGTGGTTCAGCAAGAAACCATTCATCTGGACATGACTGTGACCGTAGTTCCCGGCAGTCTTCATCACGGAGAAGTTCAGGCTCGAATGGATCTCGGAGGCCTGACCGGGATGCAATGGGGAAGTCAAGGGGATATGCTAATTTCGGAAAGAATAGGGACAAGGATCGGGAGAGGGACTCTGATTCCCGTGACAGGGAGAGTAGGTCGACTGCTGCAGATCGTCACGATTTCAAGTCCTTTGGCACATGCAGATCTGAAAGGGCTTGGATGAATCATGCCCGCTCGAAGGCAGACACATGGACTAAGGAAGTAGTTAACTTGAATAATGGTAGTGCCTCTAGAAATAATGGAGTTAGTTCTTCTAGAAGCAATGACAAAAGCAATACTGTTGCCAGTACTGGAACTGCTGTTGTTAACTCTTTTAACAATGCTGCTGTTGGGACCTTCATGAGCAATACTGCTGTTGGGACCTCTATAAGCAACGCTTCTGTCCGGACCTCAGCCAGCAATGCTTCTGTCAGTAACGTCGTAAGCAATGGCAGCAATGCTGCTAGCATAACCTTTGAGCGAGAATTTCCGCAGCTTAGTTTGGATGAGAAAAATGGAAGGCAAGGCATAAGCAAAGTCCCATCTCCTGGTATCAGCACTCCAATTCAGAATGTTCCTCTTCCATCTGATTGCTGGAACTCCGTGCTAGCAGATATTCCTTTATTAAGTGATGTAAAGAAAAGCACAGCCATGTCTTCGATATTACAAATTACTCCTAGTAAACAGACTGAAGTGATGCCAAACAGTGGTACTGCATTAAGCATGGCAGAGACAGTGATGCAAGCTCCTCCGAGAATTTCCAGTGGTCCTCAG TTATCAATGGACACTCAGAAGATCGAAGAAAGAACCTTAAGGCAGTATACTCTAAGACCACTTACACCTCCAGCAAGCAAATCTTCT GTGCTTTCTCTGAAAACAAAAGGTACAAGGCTTGGAGATCCTACTGGATCTAGTAAGACTCTACAACAATTTAAAATACAGTCTGCCAATAGTTCTATTAGAGCTCCAGTTAAAGCCGATATTTCAAAGCTTTCTCAGTCAGGAAGTTTCCAAGTCCTCAGTCGAGAGCAGAACGGTACTGCACACACTGGCAAAGACTGCCCTATCAAACCTGTCAGTCCACCTCCAACTCCTTTGGTTTCAATGGATACACAGAAAAAGCCGGTTGTGAGCCAAAAGTTGAAGATTAGCACCAATGAACGTCCTCTGCCCCTGCAAGGTCCATGTGGCGACAGAAAATCAAATGCAAGAGACAGGCATAAATTCTTTGCAACGTTACGGACCAAGTCTTCAAATGATTCGAGCATAGCCTTTGAGTCAGGGAATCAGCCATCTCCATCCAGCTTAGTTGATGTGAAGCAGGATTCTTCTCTTAGTCCTGGAAATGATTTCTCCTCATTCCCTTCTGAAGTGGAATGCACGGGGCAGGGGAAGTGTTTCTGTGAAGAAGCAAATTCTCCCGAGGGGTCTCAGAGGCACCTATCTGATACTGAGGAGAGTATTCCATCCCTGAAACCAACTGTTGCAGATGGGATGTCTCGGCAGCTTCTAGTGGAAAGCAGAGAAGCTTACTCATCATCGGAGCCTGCTGACACAGGTGATGAAGGATTTCAGGCATCCCTGTCAGACAGTGCTGAAGGCAGTGTGTCCTCAACACCTGCAGATTCTGATGATGGGTGGAATAGGTCCCAGTCTGGCAATGAGGAAGCTAGTTCATTATCAGAGGTTACTGAACCAGGTGATGAGGACCATCCAGCTGACATTTCTCCCGAAGATAAGCGTTTCCTGATATTGCTTGGTTGGAGAGAAGATGTGCAAGTCGAACCTTTGGAATTCGATGAGATTGCGGACACT GTAAAAGGCTGCGAGGAACTCAAGAAGAAGCTTCAGTCTATGTTGTCCAATGATAACATCAAGAGTATTCTCCACCTTATTGACGGGCAGAGCTAA
- the LOC117858380 gene encoding beta-1,3-galactosyltransferase 7, producing the protein MKGKAGAMDRRSSARWRVLVLCAFSFGLGMLFTDRFWTAPDTSNHIMSQRRRQDQELQLVSEDCNTKRKHGEDKDIMGEVTKTHEAIQSLDKSISTLQMELAAKRSTLELLRSSGSPVTSETSQPRKKAFVVIGVNTAFSSRKRRDSVRETWMPQGEKLQQLEEQKGIVIRFTIGHSATSNSILDKAIDSEDAQHHDFLRLDHVEGYHELSAKTKIFFSTAVGIWDADFYVKVDDDVHVNLGMLATTLARHKSKPRTYIGCMKSGPVLADKNVKYHEPEYWKFGEEGNKYFRHATGQIYAVSKDLATYISINQPILHKYANEDVSLGSWFIGLEVNHIDERNMCCGTPPDCEWKGQAGNVCVASFDWSCSGICKSVERIKDVHARCGEGDSAVWSALI; encoded by the exons ATGAAGGGGAAGGCCGGCGCGATGGACAGGAGGTCCTCCGCCAGGTGGAGGGTGCTGGTGCTCTGCGCATTCAGCTTCGGCCTCGGCATGCTCTTCACGGACCG GTTCTGGACAGCACCAGATACCAGTAACCATATCATGTCTCAACGCCGGAGGCAAGATCAAGAGCTGCAACTTGTATCAGAGGACTGCAATACAAAGAGG AAGCATGGGGAAGACAAGGATATAATGGGAGAGGTAACCAAGACCCATGAAGCTATACA ATCATTGGATAAGTCCATCTCAACGCTGCAGATGGAGCTTGCAGCAAAGCGGAGCACACTGGAGTTGCTCCGTTCTAGTGGTTCGCCGGTAACCTCTGAAACTAGCCAACCAAGGAAGAAGGCATTTGTTGTCATTGGAGTCAACACTGCTTTCAGTAGCCGCAAGCGCCGTGATTCAGTCCGGGAGACATGGATGCCTCAAG GTGAAAAGCTGCAACAATTAGAGGAACAGAAGGGAATAGTTATCCGCTTCACTATTGGGCACAG TGCTACATCCAATAGTATACTGGACAAGGCTATAGATTCAGAGGACGCCCAACATCATGATTTTCTTAGACTG GACCATGTTGAAGGATACCATGAACTCTCAGCGAAGACAAAAATTTTCTTCTCAACCGCTGTCGGCATCTGGGATGCTGACTTCTACGTCAAGGTCGATGACGATGTGCATGTGAACTTAG GAATGCTTGCCACTACCCTTGCTCGACATAAATCAAAACCAAGAACGTACATTGGCTGCATGAAGTCAGGCCCAGTTCTCGCTGACAA GAATGTGAAGTACCACGAACCTGAGTACTGGAAATTTGGAGAGGAAGGGAATAAATACTTCCGTCATGCTACGGGGCAGATATACGCCGTTTCGAAAGATCTCGCGACTTACATTTCAATCAATCA GCCTATCTTGCACAAATATGCAAATGAAGACGTGTCGCTTGGATCATGGTTCATTGGTTTGGAAGTTAATCACATTGATGAAAGGAACATGTGCTGCGGAACTCCACCAG ATTGCGAGTGGAAAGGGCAAGCTGGCAATGTCTGTGTAGCATCTTTCGATTGGAGCTGCAGTGGCATATGCAAGTCTGTCGAGAGGATCAAGGATGTACATGCTCGCTGCGGTGAAGGAGATTCAGCAGTTTGGAGCGCCCTTATCTAG
- the LOC117858408 gene encoding uncharacterized protein — MDHNNLLAAWPVVGPGVAGAVFGAGLWFWVDAVVCSAAAVPFLHYLPGFFASFAALMFNCVNREDIGDGYYSPYDDSEWRVKLWLFISYVVSFVSLAGAVGFLVQDALTETGPSAWTGTAGVLQCVCVLVSGLIYWTCHSED; from the exons ATGGACCACAACAACCTCCTGGCGGCGTGGCCGGTCGTGGGCCCGGGCGTTGCCGGCGCCGTCTTCGGGGCCGGGTTGTGGTTCTGGGTGGACGCCGTCgtctgcagcgccgccgccgtccccttccTCCATTACCTCCCAG GGTTCTTCGCCTCGTTCGCGGCGCTCATGTTCAACTGCGTCAACCGGGAGGACATCGGCGACGGTTACTATTCGCCCTACGACGACTCTGAGTGGAG GGTGAAACTCTGGCTTTTCATTTCATATGTGGTATCTTTTGTCTCATTGGCTGGGGCAGTTGGGTTTCTTGTTCAAGACGCACTTACGGAGACAGGACCATCTGCATGGACTGGCACCGCTGGTGTCCTACAGTGTGTTTGTGTGTTAGTCAG TGGGCTAATCTACTGGACATGCCACTCTGAAGATTAA
- the LOC117858401 gene encoding uncharacterized protein, with protein MRGVGGPLLTIGDLLSDLAVDGGDDPLAAGGDASIPSSLSAAQQAGEADPSDLSRLFEEHYNHLMKALQENDPSWPSLMLKLCAAFKTADKLVSCANTNAERLVEKVKALEGVLEKGDRAVAEIVESLQRSGVAKDHRSSQSKSASK; from the exons ATGCGGGGAGTCGGAGGTCCGCTGCTCACCATCGGGGACCTCCTCAGCGacctcgccgtcgacggcggcgatgatcccctcgccgccggcggagatGCGTCCATACCCTCCTCTCTCTCGGCGGCGCAGCAGGCGGGGGAAGCCGACCCGTCCGATCTCAGCCGGCTCTTCGAG GAACACTACAACCATTTGATGAAGGCGCTCCAAGAGAACGATCCCTCATGGCCATCGCTGATGCTGAAG CTATGCGCTGCGTTCAAGACTGCAGATAAGCTAGTGAGCTGCGCGAACACGAATGCCGAACGGTTGGTGGAGAAGGTGAAGGCGCTGGAGGGCGTCCTCGAGAAGGGAGACCGCGCGGTGGCAGAGATTGTAGAAAGTCTCCAGAGGTCAGGCGTCGCCAAGGATCATCGGAGTTCCCAATCGAAATCAGCTAGCAAGTAG
- the LOC117858391 gene encoding thioredoxin-like 4, chloroplastic yields MITSYLPLRSFSVSPTTIAGAAYRSPTAATVPFPRATLSHHHRRRLASSANGSLPGLPLVEEDDDEVCPVDCVTEFKTDEEFVRHLERSKATGALVVVDFYRPSCGSCKYIEKRFMRLCKGSADDGAPVVFLKHNVIDEYDEKSEVAERLRIKVVPLFHFYKDGVLVESFATRDKERIIAAIQKYSSPEPETTEEEVQE; encoded by the exons ATGATCACCTCCTACCTCCCCCTCCGCTCCTTCTCTGTCTCCCCCAccaccatcgccggcgccgcctacCGCTCccctaccgccgccaccgtcccttTCCCAAGAGCCACTctcagccaccaccaccggcgccgcctgGCCTCCTCAGCGAACGGGTCTCTCCCGGGCCTTCCCCTCGTcgaggaggacgatgacgagGTCTGCCCTGTGGACTGCGTGACGGAGTTCAAGACGGACGAGGAGTTCGTGCGGCACCTGGAGCGGTCCAAGGCCACGGGcgcgctggtggtggtggacttcTACCGGCCGTCCTGCGGCAGCTGCAAGTACATCGAGAAGCGCTTCATGCGCCTCTGCAAGGGCTccgccgacgacggcgcccCCGTCGTCTTCCTCAAGCACAAC gTGATCGACGAGTACGACGAGAAGTCGGAGGTGGCGGAGCGGCTGCGCATCAAGGTCGTGCCGCTGTTCCACTTCTACAAGGACGGGGTGCTGGTGGAGTCGTTCGCGACGAGGGACAAGGAGAGGATCATCGCCGCCATCCAGAAGTACTCCTCGCCTGAGCCTGAGACGACCGA GGAAGAGGTTCAGGAGTGA